Proteins from a single region of Sphingopyxis sp. BSN-002:
- the ftsZ gene encoding cell division protein FtsZ — protein MSINIGPPQVDELKPRIAVIGVGGAGGNAIANMIAARVEGVDFVVANTDAQALNASPAERRIQLGTQITQGLGAGSRPEVGRAAAEESIAQVEEALNGAHMCFVAAGMGGGTGTGAAPVIAKAARDRGILTVGVVTKPFTFEGNRRMRSAEAGIAELQDHVDTLIVIPNQNLFLVANPNTTFKEAFTMADEVLQQGVRGITDLMVMPGLINLDFADVRSVMREMGKAMMGTGEAEGDGRALEAAQKAIANPLLDGVSMAGAKGVIISITGGEDMRLMEVDEAANHIRELVDPDANIIWGSAFNDNLDGKIRVSVVATGIDGTGEHAQAAPATRSFSFQPARTAPPTPVAEEAIEPAVEETPVEAVVEEADPTPGFSLSSPEPEAPAATAQADEEPMELSTVAASYDDTSDELVLSEPEAPAPTYGSLPASGAGPHAAPATEETPARSIGGGTLFERMSRLSRGSATPEADEDKGDGVDIPRFLGRQNNQ, from the coding sequence ATGAGCATCAATATTGGCCCGCCGCAGGTCGATGAGCTGAAGCCGCGCATCGCGGTGATCGGCGTTGGTGGTGCAGGTGGCAATGCCATCGCAAACATGATCGCGGCACGGGTCGAAGGCGTCGATTTCGTCGTCGCCAACACCGACGCGCAGGCGCTGAACGCTTCGCCGGCCGAACGGCGTATCCAGCTGGGGACGCAGATCACCCAGGGTCTGGGTGCAGGTTCGCGGCCCGAAGTCGGTCGCGCGGCGGCCGAAGAGAGCATCGCGCAGGTCGAGGAAGCGCTGAACGGCGCGCATATGTGCTTCGTTGCGGCCGGTATGGGCGGCGGCACGGGTACCGGTGCGGCACCGGTCATCGCCAAGGCCGCGCGCGACCGCGGCATCCTGACTGTCGGCGTCGTGACCAAGCCCTTCACCTTCGAGGGCAACCGCCGCATGCGGTCGGCCGAAGCCGGCATTGCCGAGCTGCAGGATCATGTCGACACGCTGATCGTCATTCCGAACCAGAATCTCTTCCTGGTCGCCAATCCGAACACGACCTTCAAGGAAGCGTTCACGATGGCCGACGAAGTGTTGCAGCAGGGCGTCCGCGGCATCACCGACCTGATGGTCATGCCCGGCCTCATCAACCTCGACTTTGCCGACGTGCGCAGCGTGATGCGCGAGATGGGCAAGGCGATGATGGGCACCGGCGAGGCCGAAGGCGATGGCCGCGCGCTCGAGGCGGCGCAGAAGGCGATCGCGAATCCGTTGCTCGACGGCGTGTCGATGGCCGGCGCCAAGGGCGTCATCATCTCGATCACCGGCGGCGAGGACATGCGCCTGATGGAAGTCGACGAGGCCGCGAACCATATTCGCGAACTGGTCGATCCCGACGCCAACATCATCTGGGGCAGCGCCTTCAACGACAATCTGGACGGCAAGATCCGCGTGTCGGTCGTCGCGACGGGCATCGACGGAACGGGCGAGCACGCACAGGCGGCGCCTGCGACGCGCAGCTTCTCGTTCCAGCCTGCGCGCACCGCACCGCCGACGCCGGTCGCCGAAGAGGCGATCGAGCCGGCCGTCGAGGAGACGCCGGTCGAGGCGGTGGTCGAGGAAGCCGATCCGACCCCGGGCTTCTCGCTGTCGAGTCCCGAACCCGAAGCGCCTGCCGCCACGGCGCAGGCCGACGAAGAGCCGATGGAGCTGTCGACGGTTGCCGCGAGCTATGACGACACCAGCGACGAGCTGGTGCTGAGCGAGCCCGAAGCGCCTGCGCCGACCTATGGGTCACTCCCGGCATCCGGGGCAGGCCCCCACGCGGCGCCTGCGACCGAAGAAACACCGGCGCGGTCGATCGGCGGCGGGACGCTGTTCGAGCGCATGTCGCGACTGTCGCGCGGCTCGGCAACGCCCGAAGCCGACGAGGACAAGGGCGACGGGGTGGATATCCCGCGCTTCCTCGGACGGCAGAACAACCAGTAA
- the ftsA gene encoding cell division protein FtsA: MAPPRIEKIITALDVGSWKVCALIAGQTADGQLHVLGTGQRESRGVQRGYVADMEQTEHIVREAIEQAERIAGLNIDDVWVSFSAGGLLSDVAPIESELGGHRIEQEDIDDLLAAGRAGIDPEGRMILHAQPALYTLDGLNGVKNPIGLHADRLGVDIHIIMADGAPVRNLEAAVRQAHLDVNAVVASPIAAGLACLSDEERDLGVALVELGAAVTTVSLYAGGMLVEMASLPFGASDITDDIASAFGIRRSQAQRLQSFYGSASASPRDNNDIIELDPGAPAGSDSPRITRAQLVTVIRQRLDAMMGEVGRTLKDLHFVGPIGRQVVLVGGGADLKGIADYTQVALGRAARVGRPRGLHGLPDAHSGPAFATLAGLVLYAASDPVDLRDLPAMAQDVYRPKASGIINRLMAALKSSF, translated from the coding sequence ATGGCGCCGCCGCGCATCGAAAAGATCATTACCGCGCTCGATGTCGGCTCGTGGAAGGTGTGCGCGCTCATCGCCGGGCAGACCGCCGACGGCCAGCTTCACGTCCTCGGCACCGGTCAGCGCGAGAGCCGCGGCGTCCAGCGCGGCTATGTCGCCGACATGGAGCAGACCGAGCACATCGTGCGCGAGGCGATCGAACAGGCCGAGCGCATTGCCGGGCTGAACATCGACGACGTCTGGGTCAGCTTCTCGGCAGGCGGACTGCTCAGCGATGTCGCGCCGATCGAAAGCGAGCTTGGGGGGCACCGGATCGAGCAGGAGGATATCGACGACCTGCTTGCGGCGGGCCGCGCGGGGATCGACCCCGAGGGCCGGATGATCCTGCACGCGCAGCCCGCGCTCTACACGCTCGACGGGCTCAACGGGGTCAAGAATCCGATCGGTCTCCACGCCGACCGGCTGGGCGTCGACATCCACATCATCATGGCCGACGGCGCGCCAGTGCGGAATCTGGAGGCGGCGGTCCGGCAGGCGCATCTCGACGTCAACGCCGTTGTCGCATCGCCGATCGCCGCCGGGCTGGCCTGCCTTTCGGACGAGGAGCGCGACCTTGGCGTAGCGCTTGTCGAGCTTGGTGCGGCGGTGACCACCGTGTCGCTCTACGCGGGCGGGATGCTGGTCGAGATGGCGTCGCTTCCTTTCGGCGCGAGCGATATCACCGACGACATCGCCTCGGCCTTCGGTATCCGGCGCAGCCAGGCGCAACGGCTCCAGAGCTTCTACGGCTCGGCATCGGCGAGCCCGCGCGACAATAATGATATCATCGAACTCGATCCCGGCGCGCCGGCGGGCAGCGATTCCCCGCGGATCACGCGTGCGCAGCTGGTTACCGTAATCCGGCAGCGTCTCGATGCGATGATGGGAGAGGTCGGCAGGACTTTGAAAGACCTGCATTTCGTCGGGCCGATCGGGCGTCAGGTGGTGCTTGTCGGCGGCGGAGCGGACCTGAAGGGCATCGCCGATTACACGCAGGTCGCACTGGGCCGGGCGGCACGCGTCGGCCGGCCGCGAGGCCTGCACGGCCTGCCCGATGCGCATTCGGGGCCCGCTTTCGCGACGCTGGCAGGTCTGGTTCTCTATGCGGCTTCCGACCCGGTGGACCTTCGCGATCTGCCGGCGATGGCACAGGATGTGTACCGGCCCAAGGCATCGGGGATTATCAACCGTCTGATGGCGGCACTTAAAAGCAGTTTTTGA
- a CDS encoding cell division protein FtsQ/DivIB, whose translation MSSTKIKRGKAPPRRQARAPKKRRKVQQSRLNAIINALPISPQQLQRAANWTIGLSLVALAGLVAQATGVTAKIHEEYAQAVGRAGFQVRKVEVVGADRIDRLKVYDIALAQKDRSMAAVDLEDVRHDLMQYGWIKDARVSRRLPDTLVVDIVERSPAAIWQHSGRLSLIDEKGVVLEPVSVATMPDLPLVIGPKANQRAQDLDRLLAEASSLKELLAGATWVGNRRWDLRFRSGETLSLPEGETDAKAALAKFAHMDGANRLLGRGILRFDMRDPSRFVLRLPHEGQVAPAKLDEARDAVDAVAAASSAEKG comes from the coding sequence ATGAGCAGTACGAAGATCAAGCGCGGCAAGGCGCCGCCGCGACGTCAGGCGCGGGCGCCGAAGAAACGGCGCAAGGTCCAGCAGTCGCGCCTGAATGCGATCATCAACGCGCTGCCGATTTCGCCGCAGCAGCTTCAGCGCGCCGCCAACTGGACGATCGGGCTCAGCCTTGTCGCGTTGGCGGGTCTTGTGGCGCAGGCAACAGGCGTGACCGCGAAGATTCATGAGGAATATGCGCAGGCGGTCGGCCGCGCCGGATTTCAGGTCCGGAAGGTCGAGGTCGTCGGTGCCGACCGGATCGACCGCCTGAAGGTCTATGATATCGCGCTCGCGCAGAAGGACCGCTCGATGGCGGCGGTCGATCTGGAAGATGTGCGCCACGACCTGATGCAGTACGGCTGGATCAAGGACGCACGCGTGTCGCGGCGCCTGCCGGACACGCTGGTCGTCGACATCGTCGAACGTTCGCCCGCGGCGATCTGGCAGCATTCGGGCCGCCTGTCGCTGATCGACGAAAAGGGCGTTGTACTCGAACCCGTCAGCGTTGCGACGATGCCCGACCTGCCGCTCGTCATCGGACCGAAGGCGAACCAGCGCGCGCAGGATCTCGACAGACTGCTGGCCGAAGCGAGCAGCCTCAAGGAATTGCTCGCGGGGGCGACCTGGGTCGGCAATCGCCGGTGGGATCTTCGCTTCCGCAGTGGCGAGACGCTGTCGCTTCCGGAGGGCGAAACCGACGCGAAGGCGGCGCTCGCCAAATTTGCGCACATGGATGGCGCCAACCGGTTGCTCGGGCGCGGTATCTTGCGTTTCGACATGCGCGACCCGTCGCGTTTCGTGCTACGCTTGCCCCACGAAGGGCAGGTGGCACCCGCGAAGCTCGACGAAGCGCGTGATGCGGTCGACGCTGTCGCGGCAGCCAGCTCGGCGGAAAAGGGATAA
- a CDS encoding D-alanine--D-alanine ligase, with amino-acid sequence MSRGPWHVAVLMGGWSAEREVSLMSGKGVADALESRGHKVTRIDMDRDVASKLAAAKPDVVFNALHGVPGEDGTVQGMLDLMGLKYTHSGLVTSVIAIDKELTKQALVPHGVPMPTGVMVDSESLFSIDPLPRPYVLKPVNEGSSVGVAIVKDDSNYGNPIAREAVGPWQEFDRLLAEPFIKGRELTVAVLGDQALGVTELRVKSGFYDYDAKYTDGLTEHVCPAEVPDDIAQRMKDLAVQSHRLLGCKGASRSDFRWDDEHGLAGIFLLEVNTQPGMTPLSLVPEQARAIGMEYAELVERIVGEALS; translated from the coding sequence GTGAGCCGGGGTCCGTGGCATGTTGCCGTCCTGATGGGCGGCTGGTCCGCCGAGCGCGAAGTGTCGCTGATGAGCGGCAAGGGCGTCGCCGACGCGCTGGAATCGCGCGGGCACAAGGTTACGCGGATCGACATGGACCGTGACGTCGCCAGCAAGCTCGCGGCGGCCAAACCCGATGTTGTCTTCAACGCGCTCCACGGCGTTCCCGGCGAGGACGGGACGGTGCAGGGCATGCTCGACCTGATGGGCCTGAAATACACCCACAGCGGCCTTGTCACCTCGGTGATCGCGATCGACAAGGAATTGACGAAGCAGGCGCTGGTGCCGCATGGTGTGCCAATGCCGACGGGGGTGATGGTCGACAGCGAAAGCCTCTTTTCCATCGACCCCTTGCCGCGTCCCTATGTCCTGAAGCCCGTCAACGAAGGCTCGTCGGTCGGGGTCGCGATCGTCAAGGACGACAGCAATTACGGCAATCCGATCGCGCGCGAAGCCGTCGGCCCCTGGCAGGAATTCGACCGCCTGCTCGCCGAGCCCTTCATCAAGGGGCGCGAGCTGACCGTCGCGGTGCTGGGCGATCAGGCGCTTGGCGTGACCGAACTTCGGGTCAAGTCGGGCTTCTACGACTATGACGCCAAATATACCGACGGTCTGACCGAGCATGTCTGTCCCGCCGAAGTGCCCGACGACATTGCGCAGCGGATGAAGGACCTCGCGGTCCAGTCGCACCGCCTGCTCGGTTGCAAGGGAGCGTCGCGCTCTGACTTTCGCTGGGACGACGAGCATGGCCTTGCGGGGATATTCCTGCTCGAGGTCAACACCCAGCCCGGCATGACGCCGCTCAGCCTTGTGCCCGAGCAGGCGCGCGCCATCGGCATGGAGTATGCCGAACTCGTCGAACGCATCGTGGGGGAAGCGTTGTCATGA
- the murB gene encoding UDP-N-acetylmuramate dehydrogenase has translation MSAAQTLPAVRGKLTAKAPLAPLVWFKSGGPADWLFEPKDADDLAGFLRDLDPAIPVMALGLGSNLIVRDGGFPGVVVRLGKAFAKVEVLDGTTLRCGGGASGILVSSTARDAGVGGLEFLRSIPGTVGGFVRMNGGAYGREVKDILIDCEIVLRSGQHKFLGLEDLGYTYRHSELPEGAVVVGATFRGYRDEPAAIQAEMDRISASREASQPLRSKTGGSTFKNPDGHKAWQLVDEAGCRGFAVGGAQVSEKHANFLINTGEATSADIEALGEEVRRRVKDRSGVELQWEIQRVGILAGAPKENVGVAK, from the coding sequence ATGAGCGCCGCCCAAACCCTTCCCGCCGTGCGCGGCAAGCTGACGGCGAAGGCGCCGCTGGCTCCGCTCGTCTGGTTCAAGTCGGGCGGCCCTGCCGACTGGCTGTTCGAGCCCAAGGATGCCGACGACCTCGCCGGTTTCCTGCGCGACCTCGATCCCGCGATTCCGGTGATGGCGCTCGGCCTCGGGTCGAATTTGATCGTGCGGGACGGCGGCTTTCCGGGCGTCGTCGTCCGGCTGGGCAAGGCGTTCGCGAAGGTTGAAGTTCTTGACGGAACGACGCTTCGCTGTGGGGGCGGGGCGTCTGGCATCTTGGTCTCTTCCACGGCACGGGATGCCGGTGTGGGCGGCCTCGAATTCCTCCGCTCGATCCCCGGCACCGTTGGCGGTTTCGTCCGGATGAATGGCGGTGCCTACGGGCGCGAGGTGAAGGACATTCTGATTGATTGTGAGATCGTCCTGCGGTCGGGACAGCACAAATTCCTTGGCTTGGAAGACCTCGGCTATACGTACCGCCATAGCGAGTTGCCTGAAGGCGCCGTAGTGGTCGGCGCCACCTTCCGTGGCTACCGCGATGAACCCGCTGCCATCCAGGCCGAGATGGACCGCATCTCGGCGAGCCGAGAAGCCTCGCAGCCTTTGCGCTCGAAAACCGGCGGCTCGACCTTCAAGAACCCCGACGGCCACAAGGCGTGGCAGCTCGTCGACGAGGCCGGCTGTCGCGGCTTCGCCGTCGGCGGCGCGCAGGTCAGCGAGAAGCACGCCAATTTCCTCATCAACACGGGTGAGGCGACGAGCGCCGATATCGAAGCACTCGGCGAGGAAGTCCGCCGCCGCGTCAAGGACAGGAGCGGCGTGGAACTGCAATGGGAGATACAGCGCGTAGGCATTCTTGCCGGAGCGCCAAAGGAGAATGTGGGAGTGGCGAAGTGA
- the murC gene encoding UDP-N-acetylmuramate--L-alanine ligase — protein MRGVATDIGIIHFIGIGGIGMSGIAEVMHNLGYQVQGSDIADSYVVEGLRKRGIKVAIGHEASNIDGVAVVVTSTAVKRGNPEVEAALAHRIPIVRRAEMLAELMRLKSTVAIAGTHGKTTTTSLVAALLDAGGIDPTVINGGIINNYGSNARLGASDWMVVEADESDGSFLRLDGTIAVVTNIDPEHLDHYGSFDAIKDAFVEFIENVPFYGAAMLCLDHPEVQAIIPRIRDRRIVTYGFSAQADVRGTNVTPGPDGNRFDVVVRDRDGNSRTIEGIHLPMSGRHNVQNSLAAIAVALHMGVSDDKIVSGFNGFAGVKRRFTRVGEIAVEGGVVTVIDDYAHHPVEIRAVLSAAREGAGAGRVVGVVQPHRFTRLRDHMDDFQQAFNDADMVIALPVYTAGEAPIDGVTSDALVAGLRDRGHRHASTVADAGALAATVAEAVRAGTLGAGDMIICLGAGDITKMAAGLAAAVETA, from the coding sequence ATGCGCGGCGTTGCGACCGATATCGGCATCATCCACTTCATCGGCATCGGCGGCATCGGCATGTCGGGGATCGCCGAGGTCATGCACAACCTCGGCTATCAGGTGCAGGGCAGCGACATCGCGGACTCCTATGTGGTCGAAGGGCTACGCAAGCGCGGGATCAAGGTCGCGATCGGGCATGAGGCGTCGAACATCGACGGCGTCGCGGTCGTCGTGACCTCGACCGCGGTCAAGCGCGGCAACCCCGAGGTCGAGGCTGCCCTCGCGCACCGCATCCCGATCGTCCGCCGCGCCGAGATGCTGGCCGAGCTGATGCGGCTCAAGTCGACCGTGGCCATCGCGGGGACGCACGGCAAGACGACGACGACCAGCCTCGTCGCCGCGCTCCTTGATGCCGGCGGGATCGACCCCACCGTGATCAACGGCGGCATCATCAACAATTACGGCTCGAACGCGCGCCTCGGCGCGAGCGACTGGATGGTGGTCGAGGCCGACGAAAGCGACGGCAGCTTCCTGCGCCTCGACGGCACGATCGCGGTCGTCACCAACATCGATCCCGAACATCTCGATCATTACGGCAGCTTCGATGCGATCAAGGACGCGTTCGTCGAGTTCATCGAAAATGTGCCCTTCTATGGCGCCGCGATGCTCTGTCTCGATCATCCCGAAGTGCAGGCGATCATCCCGCGTATCCGCGACCGCCGCATCGTGACCTATGGTTTCTCGGCGCAGGCCGATGTCCGCGGCACCAATGTCACGCCCGGTCCCGACGGCAACCGCTTCGACGTCGTCGTGCGCGACCGCGACGGCAACAGCCGGACAATCGAGGGCATCCACCTGCCGATGTCGGGGCGCCACAACGTCCAGAATTCGCTCGCCGCGATTGCCGTCGCGCTGCACATGGGTGTTTCAGACGACAAGATCGTTTCGGGCTTCAACGGCTTCGCCGGGGTCAAGCGCCGCTTCACCAGGGTTGGCGAGATCGCGGTCGAGGGCGGCGTGGTCACCGTGATCGACGATTATGCGCACCACCCCGTCGAGATTCGTGCGGTGCTGTCGGCGGCGCGCGAAGGCGCCGGGGCAGGGCGCGTCGTTGGCGTCGTCCAGCCGCACCGTTTCACGCGCCTGCGCGATCATATGGACGATTTCCAGCAGGCCTTTAACGACGCCGACATGGTGATCGCGCTTCCGGTCTATACCGCGGGCGAGGCGCCCATCGACGGCGTGACGTCGGACGCGCTGGTCGCGGGCCTGCGCGACCGCGGGCACCGCCATGCCTCGACTGTCGCCGATGCCGGCGCGCTCGCGGCGACGGTTGCCGAAGCGGTCCGTGCGGGCACGCTGGGCGCCGGCGATATGATCATCTGCCTTGGTGCGGGCGACATCACGAAAATGGCGGCGGGCCTCGCCGCCGCGGTCGAGACGGCATGA
- the murG gene encoding undecaprenyldiphospho-muramoylpentapeptide beta-N-acetylglucosaminyltransferase, whose translation MTATRHFLLAAGGTGGHMLPAFALAGELIARGHRVALVSDDRGLRIPGAPGELETHVLPAGRVSGGPVGWLKAALAIRKGRRMAIDLIDAFDPAVVVGFGGYPSLPSLLAAGATRRPRVIHEQNAVLGRVNRLMAPRVDAVAVAYHNIQRYPAGHELKKHITGNPVRDEIIAIREDGFPPLPEDGIFRLLVVGGSLGATVLSDVVPAAIAMLPRALLDRLQVVQQCREDDIESVRAKYAELGVAAECASYITDFPERLRWAHLVIARAGASTVAELSCAGRPAIFVPYPHAMDNHQTFNVVDLVEAGGAISFQQPDFTAAEVAKHIQRMALEPGALEAAAENAASCGLPNATRDLADLVESLAAPPMMDVIRVGTPSRAAAVASGVAATRTGTR comes from the coding sequence ATGACCGCGACGCGTCACTTCCTTCTCGCCGCCGGCGGGACCGGCGGCCATATGCTGCCCGCCTTTGCGCTGGCGGGAGAATTGATCGCGCGCGGGCACCGCGTGGCGCTGGTCAGCGACGATCGCGGGCTCCGGATTCCGGGCGCTCCCGGCGAGCTTGAAACGCACGTCCTTCCGGCCGGCCGGGTATCGGGAGGTCCGGTGGGCTGGCTCAAGGCTGCGCTGGCAATCCGCAAGGGTCGGCGCATGGCGATCGACCTGATCGACGCGTTCGACCCCGCCGTGGTCGTCGGTTTCGGCGGCTACCCTTCGCTCCCCAGCCTGCTGGCAGCGGGCGCGACCCGGCGTCCCCGCGTCATTCACGAACAGAACGCCGTGCTTGGCCGCGTCAACCGGCTGATGGCGCCGCGCGTCGACGCGGTCGCGGTCGCCTATCACAATATCCAGCGCTACCCCGCCGGGCATGAGCTGAAGAAGCATATCACCGGCAATCCGGTGCGTGACGAAATCATCGCGATCCGCGAGGATGGCTTTCCGCCGCTTCCGGAGGACGGGATCTTCCGCCTGCTCGTCGTTGGCGGCAGCCTGGGTGCGACGGTCCTGAGCGACGTCGTTCCGGCTGCGATCGCGATGCTGCCGCGCGCGCTGCTCGACCGGTTGCAGGTCGTCCAGCAGTGCCGCGAGGATGATATCGAGTCGGTGCGGGCGAAATATGCAGAACTCGGCGTCGCCGCCGAATGCGCTTCCTACATCACCGACTTTCCGGAACGGCTGCGCTGGGCGCATCTCGTCATCGCGCGGGCGGGCGCCTCGACGGTGGCCGAGCTTTCTTGTGCCGGCCGGCCTGCGATCTTCGTTCCTTATCCGCACGCGATGGACAATCACCAGACCTTCAATGTCGTCGATCTGGTCGAGGCGGGCGGGGCGATTTCGTTCCAGCAGCCCGATTTCACGGCGGCCGAGGTCGCGAAGCATATCCAGCGCATGGCGCTGGAACCCGGCGCGCTCGAAGCGGCTGCCGAAAATGCCGCGAGCTGCGGATTGCCGAACGCGACGCGCGACCTTGCCGATCTGGTGGAATCGCTCGCAGCGCCGCCGATGATGGACGTGATCCGCGTCGGCACACCGTCGCGTGCGGCCGCCGTGGCGTCGGGCGTCGCCGCAACGCGGACGGGAACTCGCTGA
- a CDS encoding putative peptidoglycan glycosyltransferase FtsW, with product MDATERPVIATTRTVKRRGPRLSRADRTPLGLWFWEIDRVLLLLVSMLIATGLVAVAAASPVAAQKLSTATASLDPLYYFYRQLMWVMVGVPVMLAVSMLPKAQARRFAIYGTITFMALLFLVPLVGTSVNGAQRWIGSGMFRLQPSEFLKPFFAVSLAWILSLRLHDQSLPVVPLSFVLTGVIAVLLMGQPDLGQTIIFIGTWLVLVMVAGLSMRIIGLLAVGGVAGLVTAYFTYSVAHLRINSWLFGEGDSFQEDKAHATITAGGLIGTGPGAGLAKFQLPEAHTDYIFSVIGEEFGIIACIAIAVLFLAIIVRVLVRLLDEEDSFLILAVAGLIAQFGGQATINMAVNTQLFPSKGMTLPFISYGGSSFIALSIGMGLLLSLTRRNPYAARVSMTGNWNKK from the coding sequence ATGGACGCGACCGAACGGCCGGTGATTGCGACGACGCGGACGGTGAAGCGGCGCGGGCCGCGCCTCAGCCGCGCCGACCGCACGCCGCTCGGCCTGTGGTTCTGGGAAATCGACCGCGTCCTGCTGCTGCTCGTGTCGATGCTGATCGCGACCGGGCTCGTCGCCGTCGCTGCGGCGTCGCCCGTCGCTGCACAAAAGCTGTCGACCGCGACTGCCAGCCTCGATCCGCTCTATTATTTCTATCGCCAGCTGATGTGGGTGATGGTCGGCGTGCCCGTGATGCTCGCGGTGTCGATGCTGCCGAAGGCGCAGGCGCGGCGCTTCGCCATCTACGGGACGATCACCTTCATGGCGCTGCTGTTTCTGGTGCCGCTGGTCGGCACGTCGGTGAACGGCGCGCAGCGCTGGATCGGCAGCGGCATGTTCCGCCTGCAGCCGTCGGAGTTCCTCAAGCCCTTTTTCGCGGTATCGCTGGCGTGGATCCTGTCGCTGCGGCTACACGACCAGAGCCTGCCCGTGGTGCCGCTGAGCTTCGTCCTGACCGGCGTGATCGCGGTCCTGCTGATGGGTCAGCCCGACCTTGGCCAGACGATCATCTTCATCGGCACATGGCTGGTGCTGGTGATGGTTGCCGGCCTGTCGATGCGGATCATCGGCCTGCTTGCCGTCGGCGGCGTTGCCGGCCTCGTCACGGCCTATTTCACCTATTCGGTCGCGCACCTGCGCATCAACAGCTGGCTGTTCGGAGAGGGCGACAGCTTTCAGGAGGACAAGGCGCACGCCACGATCACCGCGGGCGGCCTGATCGGTACCGGCCCCGGTGCGGGCCTTGCCAAATTCCAGCTTCCAGAAGCGCACACCGATTACATCTTCTCGGTCATCGGCGAAGAGTTCGGGATTATCGCCTGCATCGCGATTGCCGTCCTGTTCCTTGCCATCATCGTGCGCGTGCTAGTCCGCCTGCTTGACGAAGAGGACAGCTTCCTGATCCTTGCGGTCGCGGGTCTGATCGCACAGTTCGGCGGGCAGGCGACGATCAACATGGCGGTGAATACGCAGCTTTTCCCGTCGAAGGGCATGACGCTGCCGTTCATCAGCTATGGCGGCTCCTCGTTCATCGCGCTGTCGATCGGAATGGGTTTGCTCTTGTCGCTGACCCGGCGGAACCCCTATGCGGCGCGGGTGTCGATGACAGGAAACTGGAACAAGAAATGA
- the murD gene encoding UDP-N-acetylmuramoyl-L-alanine--D-glutamate ligase encodes MITSRAFAGRRYAVLGLARSGLATVEALVASGAGVTAWDNREEARDEAMILNADIGDPTGIDLIGFAGVVVSPGVPLNRHPIAGHAREAHVPIIGDVELFAEARDALPSHKVVGITGTNGKSTVTALVTHMLESAGIPALMGGNIGLPILSRDPLPEGGVYVLELSSYQIDLSHSLACDVAVLTNLSPDHLDRYDGFAGYAASKARLFSLQHRDQVAIVATDDDPSKMIAGRINHRLHRVSAKDIDPADQARWPALQGPHNAQNAVCAIAVCRVLGLNDEQIERGLATYKSLPHRMELVGEVGGVRWYNDSKATNAASAAPALAAFPPAPNQRLHWIAGGQAKGDGLSACRPWFPNVRRAYLIGEAMEPFAAEIGDAIPVERSGDMATAVRQAAAAAAPGDVVLLSPACASFDQFKDYEQRGDVFRGLVRALGHG; translated from the coding sequence GTGATCACCTCGCGCGCCTTCGCCGGCCGCCGCTATGCGGTACTGGGACTGGCGCGCTCTGGTCTCGCGACCGTCGAGGCGCTGGTCGCGAGCGGCGCGGGCGTCACCGCGTGGGACAATCGCGAGGAAGCGCGCGACGAAGCGATGATCCTCAACGCCGACATCGGCGATCCGACCGGGATCGACCTGATCGGCTTCGCGGGCGTCGTTGTCTCGCCCGGCGTGCCGCTCAACCGCCATCCGATCGCGGGCCACGCGCGCGAGGCGCATGTCCCGATCATCGGCGACGTCGAATTGTTCGCCGAGGCGCGCGACGCGCTGCCGTCGCACAAGGTCGTCGGCATCACCGGCACCAACGGCAAGTCGACCGTCACCGCGCTCGTTACCCATATGCTGGAAAGCGCGGGCATCCCGGCGCTGATGGGCGGCAATATCGGCCTGCCGATCCTGAGCCGCGACCCGCTTCCCGAAGGCGGCGTGTACGTCCTCGAGCTGTCGAGCTACCAGATCGATCTCTCGCACAGCCTGGCGTGCGACGTCGCGGTGCTGACCAACCTCAGCCCCGACCATCTCGACCGCTATGACGGCTTTGCCGGCTATGCGGCATCGAAAGCCCGACTCTTTTCGCTCCAGCATCGCGATCAGGTCGCGATCGTCGCGACCGACGACGATCCGTCGAAGATGATCGCAGGACGCATCAATCATCGTCTCCACCGTGTTTCGGCGAAGGATATCGATCCCGCCGATCAGGCGCGCTGGCCGGCGCTGCAAGGGCCGCACAATGCACAAAACGCGGTCTGCGCGATCGCGGTGTGCCGCGTGCTGGGATTGAACGACGAACAGATCGAGCGGGGGCTCGCGACCTATAAGTCGCTCCCGCATCGCATGGAATTGGTCGGCGAAGTCGGGGGGGTCCGCTGGTATAATGACAGCAAGGCTACCAACGCGGCTTCCGCTGCACCGGCGCTGGCGGCATTTCCGCCGGCGCCGAACCAGCGTCTTCACTGGATTGCCGGGGGGCAGGCCAAGGGCGACGGGCTGTCCGCCTGTCGTCCCTGGTTCCCCAACGTCAGGCGCGCCTATCTGATCGGTGAGGCGATGGAGCCTTTCGCGGCCGAGATCGGCGATGCGATTCCGGTCGAGCGGTCGGGCGATATGGCGACCGCAGTCCGTCAGGCCGCTGCCGCCGCGGCGCCCGGCGACGTCGTGCTGCTGTCGCCGGCGTGCGCGTCGTTCGACCAGTTCAAGGATTATGAGCAGCGGGGGGACGTGTTCCGGGGCCTCGTCCGGGCGCTGGGGCATGGATGA